Genomic segment of Coffea arabica cultivar ET-39 chromosome 1e, Coffea Arabica ET-39 HiFi, whole genome shotgun sequence:
GTGTGTATTTTAGTGTGTTTGTATGTGTAAAAATAATGTATTTCAAAAGAACTCAAAAAGTGAGTGTGTGCTTGCATCTGTAAGTGTTTTagtgtgtgaatttttttttttgtatataaaaatatatttgagagagtttatgtatcaaaatctaTTGTTTAATATATTGGATCATATTTGAATCATAGGTTTGAAAAAATCCAATATGATCCAACCCAAGATTAACCCAATCTAAAGTTGGACGGGTTAGGTATAACTTATTTATTTAAATGAAAATTCAACATTAATCCGTCCAAAATCCACCCAACCTGCTCTTGTCAGGCATAATTACCAGTTTGCAGACTCGGGGATTGATAACTGCAAACTCGGGGATCGATAACTTGGGTGCTGTTGCTCGTAACGCTAAGTTTGTTTGTTACCCAAGCAAACTAACGTCACTCAAGCACGTGCGCACGTGCACACACAAAAACATCTTTGCATGTCTGTTTGCAGTGTCACAATCGTTTTTCCAGAGATACAACTTTCACACGACATAGCAGATCCTACAACTGAATCTAAGCCAGAACCATATACCAAGGAATACGCATTGAATGCTGAGATTGCGCGCGCAACAAGTAAGCTACCCAAATTCATTTCACAAAAAGAAAATCTTTAAAATGAGGTTCCAATTTGCCTATACAATTCAGAAAATCACCATGTTTGTTACTTGCCAAATACACTTCAGCTGCACCCCACTACAAGGTTTGAGGCAAAATTGCAAGCAACTGAGAACATGATACACTCTCTTGGAACTTAAAAAGGGGCAAGAAAATGTACCTATAATAACCCAAACATGCAAAATCTGATTGAAGAACTCACTCGCTCCCCAAAAAAAACTGTTACCATGTATCATTGAAATGCTGCATAAAATGCCCTAGATATCTGTATAGAATCCCAGCACATATCATATCAAAAGGAAATTAATCATAGATTCAGTTCTCCACAACTAAATTTCAACTGAATCATCAGCAGCTACCTccttttcattatttcttcGGCTGTCTTGAAGTCATTGTAAAAAGCTTCTGTCCACCACCGTCACGCCAAACACCCCGACCAGGCACACCTTCAGTAAAATGATTTTGCCCTCCTGAAGCAGCCTCAGACAAATCTGGATCTGGATCTTGATCAGAATTTGGATTTTTAAGGTCCAAAATTGCTGCTGCAGAGCCATCGCCTAAGCGGATCCTGTGGaactttgatgttttcttccgTTGTTTACTTCTTCCATctttttccacttttttttgAATAGATCCAGACAAGTCAGTTTGGCCCTTGAGAATAGCAGATTCACCAGTTGAAGATAGTTGTCCTTGAGATTCATCAACTGCTAtttttgattttcccttggcAGCTCGATAACCATCCTTTGATAACACTTCAACTTCTTCTGAAGGCTTGTAGCTTGACTGAAGTTCCCTTACTGTACTGATGATGCTGTCAGCTAAATTATCCTTTGCAGTATTATTTCCAGCATCGACAGCCttatcttttcctttctttgaaCGATTAACGTCTTTGGGATGGAAGGCACTTCTTCTGTTCTCTTTTGTGGAATCACTTGCCATATTAGTATTGTATGTCTCAATCAACTCTTTCTGCTTGCGAGTATCTGGACAGAGTTGAGCCAACTCAACAAGAAGATGTGACAAGCCAAACTGCTCCACATATACAAGATATGTCTCTGCATCTATTAAGCCTTGACGATATTCTGCAGATAAGTCTTTGAAAGCAGAGAATTTGTCCTGATTGAAGTCCAAAGCAACGCGTATCCTTTCCACTAAAGATTTGTTTGCACTATGAATATCTTCTACATTGGTGATGACTTGGCTACCAGTGGGCAACTTCCCTACCTGCGTGGCCGAAACTGGAGGAAAATCAGTAGCTAGAGAGTCAAAAGCTCCACTATGAACAAGGTTTGGTGCTGACGCTGAATAACTAATTTTACCGGAGCTGCCCCTATTCTTTGATGAATATGTGTCACTAGCCATTGGAGGTCGAGCCATAAGAGAGCTTGAATAGGTAGATAATGAAGGTCCATTTTCTGTGGCTGGCTTACTTTGGCCTATGGAAGATGATGATCCAGAGGAATTATTTAATGTAGGCCAAACTTGCTGAGCTGGTGATTGCGAATAAGAATGAGAATATGATGAATCATGACTGGATGAAGGTCGTGCCTGAACAGGATTAGAAGAGCTGGACAATGCACGACCATCATCTGCAGCCAGCTTATTAAGGCCAGAACTAGAGGCTAACCCAGGTGCAGTATTTGGAGTAAGCTGTGGAGAAACTGCTGCTGATACAGGTTTACTCCGTGCCATTGGCCAAGCTGGTGATGACCTTGGAAAGCTTGGTTTTGTTAAGTTCTTAACCCGTAGATGGGCTGCCATACTTTTCTTCATTGAAGCATCTTGTTGCGACTTCAGCTGACTGCTACCAGGAGCCATGGGAAGGGGAGGAAATGAAGACTCTTCAAGTGGTGCATTCCCAGAGTTCTGCGACAAGGCCTCACGATATCGGGAAGATTGCTCAGAATCTGtcgtagctaatgattctagaggTGAAATAAGTGGATCAACATCACTTATTTCTCCTGAAGCAGATGCCCTCCCGCTGGACGATGTAGCATTTGGAATTCTGCCATCCAAATTAGATGCTTCGAGACTGGCTTGGATGGCCAAAGAGAGGTCAGTTTCAGAAGTATCACGCCGAAATGTACGCCCCCTTCCACGACGATTCTCCTGTTCATTACTCCGTCGATATCGAAAACTAGTTGGCAACTGCATGACAGATCAGTATTGCACAGTCAAAAGACAAAGTAATAAATAAAGATGCAAATGACTGAATTTATAACAGAATAGCTGTAAAAACATCAATGTGGTAACAGTATATGCTGATTGCCAAACACCATCAaacaaacaagaagaaaaaagtgCTTTATTCTACATGTCTCACACCTCTTTTTCATTCTCTATGTCCATTTTTCTTCCTACCCGAACCTCCAGTGCTGTGAACAAAACATGTTACTAAAAAGTCATGATTACAGAAATATACCTGAAGTGCAGCATTACGCTTGGAACGAGACATACGTCCTCCATGCTCTAATGTGTTGTGCCTCTGGAGTTGGAACAAGATAGAGATAAAGATTGAGGACCAAATGCAAAACTCTTAGCAACCTCGCACTACTTGAAAAGCATGTGAGACAGCTGAGTGCTCATGTGTATTTGTGCTAGTGTATTTACAAACAAGTACACTTCACATTCTTGTCTGTGTTTAAAAATCTGACCTTCAGTTCAGCTTCAGATTGAAAGACAATAAATTTTTTAGCAAGGCAGGCTTCATCCTCACACAAGAAATGATCCCGACGGAAATGGAtctgttaaagaaaagaaagaaacattaATTTACAATCTAGACTCAAAAAAAATCTGGACATACCAAAGACTCCATGAGCAAATACAAATTCTCTAACCTCCAAATCATCGTAATTCTTGTAGTATTCATATTGTCCAGGATGCTGCCTGTGTAGATCAGGGCAATTATTACCCA
This window contains:
- the LOC113719165 gene encoding uncharacterized protein; this encodes MDDSCAVCAESLEWVAYGACGHKDVCSTCVVRLRFICHDRRCCICKTTSDFIFVTKALGDYTRMISDFSAFPSEPKEGRLGSFWYHEDTQAFFDDVDHYKMIKAMCRLSCSVCDAKMLDELPNNDASRRRPRFRSIEQLKGHLFHQHRLVMCSLCLEGRKVFICEQKLYTRAQLDQHISTGDSEVDGSESERGGFMGHPMCEFCRTPFYGDNELYSHMSTEHYTCHICQRQHPGQYEYYKNYDDLEIHFRRDHFLCEDEACLAKKFIVFQSEAELKRHNTLEHGGRMSRSKRNAALQLPTSFRYRRSNEQENRRGRGRTFRRDTSETDLSLAIQASLEASNLDGRIPNATSSSGRASASGEISDVDPLISPLESLATTDSEQSSRYREALSQNSGNAPLEESSFPPLPMAPGSSQLKSQQDASMKKSMAAHLRVKNLTKPSFPRSSPAWPMARSKPVSAAVSPQLTPNTAPGLASSSGLNKLAADDGRALSSSSNPVQARPSSSHDSSYSHSYSQSPAQQVWPTLNNSSGSSSSIGQSKPATENGPSLSTYSSSLMARPPMASDTYSSKNRGSSGKISYSASAPNLVHSGAFDSLATDFPPVSATQVGKLPTGSQVITNVEDIHSANKSLVERIRVALDFNQDKFSAFKDLSAEYRQGLIDAETYLVYVEQFGLSHLLVELAQLCPDTRKQKELIETYNTNMASDSTKENRRSAFHPKDVNRSKKGKDKAVDAGNNTAKDNLADSIISTVRELQSSYKPSEEVEVLSKDGYRAAKGKSKIAVDESQGQLSSTGESAILKGQTDLSGSIQKKVEKDGRSKQRKKTSKFHRIRLGDGSAAAILDLKNPNSDQDPDPDLSEAASGGQNHFTEGVPGRGVWRDGGGQKLFTMTSRQPKK